In a single window of the Nicotiana tomentosiformis chromosome 8, ASM39032v3, whole genome shotgun sequence genome:
- the LOC138897877 gene encoding uncharacterized mitochondrial protein AtMg00810-like, whose translation MKDLGKTKLCLGLQIKHLADGIFIHQFAYTKRNLKRFYMDKAHLLSTPMVVRSPEMNKDLFRPPEEDEELLGPEIPYLSAIGALMYLANATRPDITFSVNLLARYSYFPTRNIGTGLSIYCDI comes from the coding sequence atgaaagatcttggaaagacaaaactttgtcttggtctgcaaattaaacatttagcagacgggatctttatccatcaatttgCCTATACAAAAAGGaacttaaaacgcttttacatggacaaagcgcacctattgagtacaccaatggttgttcgatcacctGAAATGAATAAAGATTTATTTCggcctccagaagaggatgaggaactccttggtcctgaaataccttatcttagtgcaattggtgcacttatgtatcttgctaatgctacaaggcctgacataacattttctgttaatttactagcaagatatagttatTTTCCTACAAGAaatattggaacgggattaagcatatattgcgatatttaa